CGTTATCGCACCCGCGAAAACGACGCCGTTATCGATGCCTCGGGCGACCTCGACGGGGTCAGTTTCGAAGACCATATCGGTCTCGCCACAGCTTTCGCCCAACATCCCAAGCTCGGCCCTTGTCTGGTCGAAAATCTCTATCGCTACGCGGTCGGCCGCGAGCAAGTGGAGACCGAGGAGGCGCTGCTTGTGCGTCTGTCTCGGGACTTCACCGAGGAGGGCTACCGAATCCGCCCTCTGCTGCGCGCCATCGTCCTGAGCGACGGCTTTATAACCGCTCCATCCGCAAACCCGCTTGCCAATATCCAGCAAGCGACATCGGGCCCCTTGCCCGGAGGTGATGCATGAAAAATGAATTCACACGAAGGCGATTCCTGCGCGGAACCATGGGAGCGTCGGCATTCGCTCTCGGACTGCCACTCCTCGATATTTTCCTGAACGACAACGGCAGCGCGCTGGCTTCCGGCGCCCCGATGCCGAAACGTTTTGGCACCTGGTTCTGGGGATGCGGGATGAACCCCGAGCGCTGGGACCCCAGGCAGATTGGTTCGGGCTATGAGCTTTCTCCCGAACTCCAACCGGTGGCCGGCATCCGCGACGAGTTGAGCATCATCAGCGGCTCGAGTGTGCTGCTGGCGGGCGAAACGAATCAGGTCCACTACACCGGGATCATGGGCAGCCTGACCGGCGAGGCCCCGACCAAGCACGGGGAGTCGGACCTGCCTACGGTGGACGTTCTGATCGCCGACGAAATAGGCCAATCGACGCGCTTCCGTTCGCTGGAACTGGCCGCTACCGGTGTTGCCAAGCATAGCTACAGCCAGCGGAACCCAAGTGTACAGAACCCCAGTGAAATTTCCCCCCTCTCGCTCTACCAACGCGTCTTCGGTTCGGGGTTCCTCGACCCCAACGCCGCGGATTTCGCGCCGGACCCGCGAGTGATGTTGCGCAAAAGCGCTCTCTCCGCCGTTCTCGCAGATCGCCAGCAGCTCGACGCGGCGCTGGGGGCCACCGATCGCGCACGACTGGACGAGTACTTCACTGCCTTGCGGCAGCTGGAAAAACAATTGGAGCTGCAACTGCAAAAACCGCCCCCTCTGGCCGCCTGCGCCCCAGTCGACAGCCCCGAGAATGCGCCCGCGGGGCTCAACGTCGATAACGTGGTCGAGAACCACAAACTGATGGCCGAAATTCTGGCGATGGCATTGGCCTGCGACCAGACGCGAGTGTTCAATATGGTGTTCTCCGATCGCGCCTCAAGCCTGCATGCGCCGGGAAGTTCCGACACGCACCATACGCTCACCCACGAGGAACCACGGGACGCCGAACTCGGCTACCAGCGCAATGCCACCGACTTCATCCTGAAAACGATGGGTGCCTGGGCCACCTTTGTCGAGACGCTGCGAGCCGTACCCGAGGGCGATGGCACCCTTCTTGACCACTGCCTCGTGATGGCGCACTCCGAGACCTCCGACGCGAATACGCATAGCGTAACCGGCCTGCCCTTCATGATCGCGGGGCGCGCCGGCGGCAAAGTCAAACCCGGCACGCATGTCCGCACCATCGGCGACTCGTCGTCCCGCGTCGCGCTCACGATGCAGCAGGCCATGGGTTTGCGGACGAGTCGCTTCGGCGTCCGCCAGAACGAAACCGCCAAACCCATTACGGAGATCCTGGTCTGATGAAAAAAATAGCCCCGATCGCTCTCGGCCTCGCCGGCCTGCTTCTAATGTCCTGCGAAACCTCCACCACAAACGACAAAGGCGACGGCGACGCAGTATCCGCAACGACATCCGCCAAGGCTCCGGCGAATGAAACCCTCGGCTTTGTCATCTCGGCCTGGCGCGACGAGATTCCGCGCAACGTCGAGGGCGGGTGTCCGGAAGGGCTGAACATCACAGAAGCCGATCACTACAAGGTCGACATTCGAGACTACTATAAACGCGCCAAGGAGATCGGTATGGACGAGGCGTCGGCCGAGCTTTACGGCGGGGACGCCTGCAAGGATCGAACCTCACAACCTGACCCGGGCTATCGCAGCTTCGGCGGACCCACCACGATCGATGGTCTGGACCTCGACGGAAAAAACTCGAGCAAGGACAGCGGCGAGGGATGCGCGCACAACGACTTCGTCGGCCCGAACGGGGAGACCGGGATCGACAACCAGCATTGGCGACTGATGGGATGCACGTTGGGCTACCAACCCGACGGACAGATGGATCGCATGTGGGCCAGCGGGAATTTCATCAAGGAAGGCATCCCGATGCTGATCGAAATCACCGGCGTGGATGATCGTCGTAATGACCCCGAAGTCGAGGTCCGTCTGATGTCCAGCGGAGACTCCGTCTCGGTGGACTCCAACGGACAGGTGGTCCCGCAGCTCAGCATGCAGGAGCACCCCAACGACCGCTACCACAACACGCCCACCCGCGGACGGATCGAGAACGGCATTCTCTACACGGAACCGACCGACCTGTGGCTGCGCGTCAAGCAGCAGGTCATCGACGTGGATTTCCATTACCGGGACGCGCAGATCCGCGCCGAGGTTCTGCCATCGGGCGAGATCCGTGGCATTCTGGGTTTCTACTGGGACGGGGCAAACTTCTTTGATGCGATGAACAACCATAATATCGGCGGCCGCCATAGCGGTCGCATCGGAGCCCATACCCGCGGCTACGCTTGTGCGGGCATGCATTATGAACTCGATCGGGTCATGGATGGACATCCGGACCCCGAGACCGGAAAATGCACGAGCATGTCGACGATGATCCATTTTGCTGCCGTGCCCGCCTTCGTCATCCCGGCGGAGGAGGAGCAGGAGACGACAGCCCCGGCCCAACAGACCCGGCGCGCTGCCGATCAGGAGCAAAGCTGATGAACCGCTCCGGATTGTTGCTCGCAGCCATCTTCGCGGCAACCCTTCTCCCGGCGTGCGAACAAGGCGGCGGGGCTTCGGCCCCACAAGCAGAGCCCCCCATGGCGGCCGCACCCTCCGAAACTCTCGGATTTGTGATCTCGGGCTGGCGCGAAGCAATCCCCGACGACGTCACCGGCGGTTGTCCCGACGGCTTGAATATCACCGAGTTCGAGCACCTGGGCATCGACGAAAAAGCTTTTCGTGCGCGGGCCAAAGAGCTCGGTGGTTACGCAAAGGCCGAAGCGGAAATGCTTCCGGCCGATGCCTGCAAGGCACGCAAAGCGGTTCCGGATCCCGGCTTCCGCACGTTTGAGGGCCCGGCGATCGTCGCCGGACTGGACCTTGATGGCGAGAACACCAATACGAACGCCGGCACAGCCGCTTGCCCGCATGCTGATTTCACTGGCCCCGACGGGGCTACCGGCATCGACAACCAATACTGGCGGGCCTACGGCTGCGTCGCAGCCCACCAACCCGGCGGGCTGGCCGACCGCATGTATGCCAGCGGAAACTTCATCCGCGAGGGCATCCCGATGCTGGTGGAAATCACCGGCGTCGATGATCGTCGCAACGATGATGAGATCGAGATTCGCATCCTCTCCAGCGCAGATACCGTCTCGCTCGATGCCAACAACAAGGTGATCCCGCAGCTAAGCATGCGGGCGCATGAAGAAGCCCGATATCGCAACACGCCCACACGGGCCCGTATCGTGGACGGCATCATCACCAGTGAGCCGACCGACCTCTACCTGCGATTCAAACAGCAGGTCATCGACAATGAATTTTACTACAAGGACGCCCGGATTCGAGCCGAACTCCTCGACGACGGCAGCCTGCGCGGCGTCATCGGCTTCTATTGGGACACCGACAACCTGCATGATGTGATGAACAACCACATGATCGGGGAGAACTTTCATAGCGGCCGCATTGCTGCCTCCACCCGAGGCTATATGTGCGCGGGCATGGACTATGCACTCGACCGGATGGCCGACGGCCACCCGGATCCGGAAACCGGGAAATGCACCAGCCTCTCGGGAGCCAACCTCTTCGAGGCCATTCCCGCATTTGTCATCATGCCGGAAGCCTGAATTGCCCCCTACCACCTGCTTGTCCGCGCCCAAGGGGATGCGCTAAGGATCGGCGTGCACGAAGACGAATTACGAGAAGCATTCGAAGGCTGGCTGGCTCGCCGCAAACCGGAATTTGGCGAATTGAAGCTCGGGGCGTTCGAGATGCCCCAGTCCGGGTTTTCGGCCAAGACCGTTTTTGTTCCAGCGCACTACCTCGAACACGGACAGTCGCGCGAGACCAAAGTGGTCCTGCGCATGGAGAGTCCCGAGCCCGCGATTTATCCAAAGCAGGCCCCCGACCTCGATGTCGAGATCGATGTCCAATACCGCGCCATGGAAGCGCTGCACCGCACCGGCGCGGTCCCCCTGGCGCCATTGATCGGCTACGAAGCTGATCCGCAAATTCTGGGTACGCCTTTCTTCGCGATGGAGTTCATCGGCGGGCATGTAATGATCGAAAACCCGCCCTATACCGAGGCTGGATTTTTCGCCGAGGCCTCGCCTGCCCGCCGCCGCGAGATCATTACCGAAGGACTCTCGCTGGTTGCGCAATTCCATACTATCGACTGGCAAAAGGCCGGCTTCGAATGGTTGCTCGGCCCCGGCGAGGAAGGCTCTTTGCTGCGCCAACTTCAAATCTGGGAAGATTACGCCAACCGCGAACTGCAAGGCCGAGTGCACCCGACTCTCGCACTCGCCTTCCGCTGGCTCGCACATCATGCACCGGCGGACCTCACGGCCGGACTCAGCTGGGGCGATTCGCGTCCGGGGAATATCATCTTTGGTGACGACCGACCCCTGTGCATCACGGACTTCGAGAATATTGCCGTTGCGCCAGTCGGTATCGATCTAGGTTGGTGGCTGATGTTTGATCGAAGCCAACACGAAGCGGTCGGCATCGAGCGACTCGAGGGCGAACCTTCACGCGAGGAGCAGCGCGAGATCTACGCCCGAGCCGCAGGAATCGCTACCCCCGACACCCAATGGTTCGAAATCTTCGCAGGCGCGCGCTACGCCGCTATCGTGGTCCGTGTAATGAACCGGCTTGTCGAACGGGGCGATATGCCTGCCGACCATAATATCTGGATCGAGAATCCAGCTGCCGATACGCTGCAGCAGCTTCTGGATGTCTTCGAGATCACTGATGCCTGAGAGCAAGCCTCCCGAAGCATCCGGGGGCCACGAACTCGACTCGTTTCGCACCGGTTTACGAATCGCACACCCGCCCGACCCCGAGCAACTATCTCGGGAACGCGCGCAGTTGGCCGCGGTCGCGACGCAAGGCCTGCCCACCCGACTGCGCACCTATGCGTCACTGATCGGCCCCGGCTATCTGCAAAGCGCGATGACGCTAGGCGGGGGCACAGCGACCGCAGCCCTCTTCTCGGGCGCTGTTTTCGGATACTCGCTTCTCTGGGCCGCCCCCGTCGGCATGCTTCTGGGCGTGATCATGCTTGCAGCCGTCGCCCACCAGACGCTCTCCACCGGGATGCGACCGCTCGAGGCCATGCGCGTCTATGCGGGCAAACCCTTTGCTATTTTCTGGGCACTCGGTGCCCTGCTCTCCTCGGTCATCTGGCATTTCTCGCACTACGCGCTCGCCTCCGCGGTGGTCGTCGACATGACCGAAGCTGTGGGTTTCCCCGGTCTCCCGCCCATCGCCGCGGGAACGATCATCCTGGTCTGGGCGATCGCCCTGAGCTTTCTTTACGGGAGCTCCTACCGACTGGTCCGCATCTATGAGCGCATCCTCAAATATATCGTCTGGGGGGTGATCCTTTCGTTTGCGCTGGTGGTTGTGCGTACCGGGATCGAAGACCCCGGAGCCCTTCTGCGAGGATTCCTGAGCTTCGAGATTCCGGCCGATCGAAACGGGGTCGCGGCCGTGACCCTGATCGCCAGTACTTTTGCGGCGGCTGTCGGCATCAATATGGTCTTTCTCTATCCATACAGCCTTCTCGCCCGGGGCTGGACGCGCGAGTACCGGGGCCTTGCCCGTATGGACCTGTTTGCCGGCACTTTTCTGCCTTATGTGCTGGCGGCAAGCCTGATCACCATCGCGGCCGCCAATACGATCCATCTCGACGCCGCCTACGACGGCACCCGACTTTCCCCCGTACAGGCAGCCCAAACCCTCGGCTCGGTAATCGGACCGCAAAGCGGGCGTTTGGTATTCGGCCTCGGCATTCTCGGCATGGCCCTGAGCAGCATGACCCTGCATATGCTGGTGGCCGGTTTCGTTTGTGCCGAGGTTTTCGGCTGGGAATTCGGAGGCACCCGCTACAAACTCGCGACACTCATCCCGACGCCGGGAATCCTCGGCTGCCTCTATTGGAGCGATATCGCGGTGTGGGTGGCTATCCCGACCAATATTGCCTGTGGCCTATTGCTGCCTTTTGTCTGGTTGGGTTTTCTCAAACTCCAGCGCAGCCGGGCTTACCTCGGCGAGGACCGGCCGACAGGGACTCTGGCCACCGTCTGGCTGGTCGCCATGGCCGGCACCACGCTTTTCCTGATCGGATTTTTCGCGTGGTACCTGACCAACCATGGCGCCAGTTGGATCGCTTCGGTCGGGCTATAGGCCCGCCACGTCGAGCGAAGGGGTGGTTGGCAAATCCAGCGTGCTGATCATCCCGCCAGAATGCTCGCAGATCTCGGGAATGGCATTGATCACGCGCATGGCGGTTGCCTGCACGCCGCCCGAGTTATGGTCGCCATCCTCGCCGTGGACGAAGCATTCGAGTTGCACATCGGGGTTGCCCTTGATGATGCAACGATGCACACCCGCGCGCCCTTCGGGAGGCTTCGGCCAATGGCCGGCGCCATCCACACGCATCCGGTTCACATGCTCGGTGACAACGACCGGGCGCCCACCCGCCATTCCCTCGAGCGTAAAATGGACGGCCTCACAGGTGCCGGCCGGCACGTGCATCATCGGCGTATCGAAAGCTTCGTCGGTATACGCACGCTCAAAACTCTCGCGAATTTCGTCGATCTTGATCCCCAAACGGTCTGCGATCATATGGACCATGCCACCCCAACCCGAAGAGAGGACGCCAGGGATCTCCATTGGCGGCGTGTAGTCCGCCGGACGGCCGAAACCGAAGCTCACGCCGGTAAATTCCGGATCTTCATAGGTCGAATAGTCGCAGAGCTCCTGGCAGCGAATCTCATCGATCCGGCCCGCCAACTGCAACGCCGCGAGGGGAAGCACATCACCGGAGAAACCGGGGTCCATACCGCTCACGTAGATCGTGGATTGCCCGGCAGCACAGGCTTCCTCAATCGGTTGGCGCATCGTGGGGTCAGCATACGGCGGATAGACGAAGAAAATCATCGAGGTGGAGGCCACATTGATCCCCGCAGAGAGAATCCTCGAGAGCTCGGGAATGACCTCATGCGGCCTCGTCTCACCCTTGACGGTGTAGACGACACAATCCGGCTTCAGAGCGAGCAAGGCCTCTACATCGTCGGTCGCGTGAATCCCGGTGAGATCGGACAGGCCCGCCAACTCGGCCGCATCCTTGCCGATCTTGGCCGGGTTATGCGCGTGCACGCCCACCAATTCCATATCCGGGTGACGAATCAGATGACGAAGACTGTGGTACCCGACGTTCCCGGTACCCCATTGGACAACTCGATGACTCATAATGCTTTCCTTTTCTCTTGAGGCGGTGGGCTCTGGTCGTTCAACGTTCCAGACCGGCCGCCTTTGCTGCGGCTACAGTGCCGCTTCTGTCGCCCGGTTTCCACCCCGGAGGCTGAAAGATATAGCCGAGTTTATGGCGCCAGGAATCGGCCCGACCGACATCCGACCAGAGGCGGGAGAATTCCCCAAAATGAAGGTCTGCGTAGCTGGCGGTATTCACTTCTTGCGTGATGCCGTAAGCAACCGGTTCTTCATCCTTCAGTGGCTGAAGGGTGCCGAAAATACGATCCCAAAGAACGGTGATCGAGTTATAATTGGTATCCATGTAGAGCAGGTTCTTCCCGTGATGGACCCGGTGATGAGCCGGCGTCTGGAGGAAGCGCTCCAGCCAACCATAGCGCCCCTGCACCACCACCCGGTCGCTGATGTGGAGAAAACTCCCCCAAAGGACATCGAGCAGATTCAGCGCCACACACACCAGGGGCGGAACCCCGAAAAGCGCGGGCAGAAAGCCAAGGAAAATCGGGAAATAGAAAACCGATTCAAGAAAATGATGATTGGCCCCGACGAGCATATGAATCGAGCCCGGCGCATGGTGCGGCGCATGCAAACACCAGAGCAGGCGAATCTTGTGCGCGGCCCAATGCTGCACCCAATAGAAGAATTCGTAAACCACCCAACCATAGATCCACCAGGGCCAGGCGAGGGTCCCCTCGACGGGACTCAGCGAAGCCCCGAATGTCGCAAGCACCATGACGCCGGCGGCGAGTCCGAAAAGGCTCAGAAGCCCGGTCACAACGGCCGCGACCACTAGTCCGATGCCGCAGGCACCAGCTTCGCCGACCACAAGGGCACGGCGCCGAAAGCGAAGGAAACCGACCTCCAGCAGCAGATAGAGAAACATCGCCGGCAGCAGGACTGCGGTCAGTTGTTCCAGAGTTTTCTGCAGCTCGGATGGATACATGGATTCGGGGTGTTTCGAGACGCCTATTCTTTCATCCAGTGGTCCAAAAAGTCGAATCCGCGGGTCAAGGCAGCATCCCCGTAAAGATTTTGCGAAAAATGACCGTGCTCGGTCTCCACAAGCTCCACCGGAACTTTCAGTTCGATCAGGCGATCACGCAACTGGCGCGAGTGGTCCACGTCGACAATCCAGTCGGATTCGCCGTGATATAGAAAGACAGGCGGCATGCTGGCGCTGACCAGCAAAACCGGCGACGCCGCCTCATAGGCTGCCGGCACTTCCTCCTGAGACCCTCCGAGATGGTCCTCAACGGGTCCGGCATCGCCGAAGCGACGCAGGTCGGTCGGGGGAGCGCCCGCAACGCACGCCTGAACGACCGCCTCCGAGGGCGTGCAGTCAGAAAGCGAGGCCGCAAGGCTCGGCTCGGCGGCCGCGACCAGGCCCATCTGGGCTCCGGCCGAATAACCCCAAACCGCAATCCTCTGCGGGTCGACACCGAGAGAAGCTGCGTTCGACCGAACCCAGCAAATCGCGGCCAGCACATCTTGCTCGGGCTGGGGGTAGGGATGGTTTGGGCCGAGTCGATACTCGATATTGATGGCAACATAGCCTCGCTCGACGGCACGCACCGCAACTCTCTGGATGCGTTGACGATTCCCCCGGGCCCAACTACCGCCGTGCACGAGGACCACTGCCGGAGCCGGAGCCTTCGTTTTGGCCAGATAGATATCGGCGATCTGCTCCGCGAGCGGACCATAGGGCACGTCGCGCCGAATATAGGTCGGATCCAGATGCGCATCGGCGGGCTCGCGCTTGGAAAGACAACCGCTCAAGGCCATAAGCCAGGAGCATAATAACACGGCCAGGAAGAGACCGCGGCGATCACGCAGAGTCGATAAATGCGATAGGCCGGCCTCGCGAGGCGAAACCATGGACGGCGAAATCATGACCCCTCGCGCTCGCCCTCGCCTGCAGCCAGCTCATGACGAGCAAGTTTCAACAGACGGATCATTTCCTGACGAGCGCCATCGGCCGAGCGGATCTCCTCGGCAAAAGGAAGTCGGATCGGACGCGGCCCCTGCCCAGTTTCGGCCGACATTTCGAAGCCATATCGGTCCAATCCGGTCATGGTCGCCGCGCTGGCATCAGTTGCCCGCGAAAACGCATGACAATAGGCCACCATCGCTTCGGCATGATCCTCGTTCATATGCTCAATGACGCCGTCGGCGAAAGCTGCCGTCGGATCCGGCGTTGCGTCCCGCCAATCCTCGAGACTCACCCACGACATCCGTCCGTAGCCGCCAATATACCGGAGCGACGCCACTTCCAATTTCCAGAAACTGAAATCTCCAAAATCGATATAATAGGACGCATTCGGGTGGATCGCGAGATACGAGGCACGCGCCTTGGCTCGATCCTCATCCGCCACCAATTGGCGCGCTTCGCCCAGAAGAGTCACGCGGCCCCCCGCAAGCGGATCCGCGCCACCACTTTCGGCCACAAGAAGAGAGGCCCGACCGTCCAGCAGAAGATTTTTCGTGTGCTCGGCCATCGTCGAGATGAAAAAGATTGGATCTCCCGAATCGAGCGAAAACGTCACAAAGGACCCGTAGGGAAACCCGGCCGGTTCCTGCGCCAGCGTACACAGCGTCCCGGTCTTGATATTCGACACCAGTGTCCGTGCTCGCTCGCCGTGGGTCGGCGTAGGGACGTCCGGATCATAGAGAATATCGGCTTCACCCGAGGGGCGTGCGTGTGCGTCGTTACTCATCTCGAAAACTCCGGTCTCTGTTGCTTGGGGGCTTACCTTGGATCCTAGCCAAGCGGCCCTGCAGACGGCAAGAAGCAATCGTCACGGAGTTCGGTTTCGAAGCGCTAATCCCAACCCTCAGGTCGGCAGGACCACCATGGCCGTTCCCGTCGCATGGTCGCCCATTTCGTTGGTCACCTTGATCGAGACCTCCACCTGCCCCTGGTCATCCTGCGTTTCCAGTTTCAGGATCTCGCCGCGAAACTCGAGGTGATGACCGGGGATCGCCGGTACGCCGAGACGAATCCGGATATTGGCGACCCTCGCCCCCGGACCGGCCCAGTCCGAGAGAAAGCGGGCGATATAACCATTGGTCGTCAGGATATTCATGAAGATATCCGGCGCACCCTGCGAGATTGCAAACTCCTTGTCATGGTGGACAGGCATGAAGTCGCGAGAAGCCACCGCCCCGGCGACGATCATGGTCGCTGTCAGCGAAATATCCAGAGGCGTCACAGCGTCGCCAACTTTCAGCGAGGAAAACGAAATCGTTGGTTTCATCAGAGAGTCCCTCCCGGATTGAATTTCAAAATGCGGAAGAGTTGCCGGCCGACGACCTCGCCGTTCTGGTCGCGAAAGGTATTCACCCAGGACACGAAGTATCCCGTACCGATACCGGTCTGTTTTCTTTTCGAAACCGACTCCAGAACCGACTCGGAGGTAAGCCTCTCACCCGGCTTGAGATAGCGATCAAACTCCAACTCGGAGTTCGTCGCCAAAGTCGCCGCAAAACCCGCCTCGTCGAGAATATTGATCGGGTTGTCGGGGTCGATTTCCGTCGGGACACCGCCACGCTCGGCAATTCCTTCGAGGATCGGACGCGGCATGGTCCACGCCTGCAGCATGGCCGGTGGGGCCACCACGGAATCCAATCCGACTTCGGCTGCGGCAGCCGGGTCCTCATACACCGGGTTGCGATCATCCATGGCATCGATCCAATGGCGAATCATGGGGAGATTCACGTCTTCCGGGGAAAGGGTCGGGCCACCCTTGGTCAGAGGCTTCCCGATCCAGTCAGCCAATTGGTCCCATACGGGGTCTTTTTCTTCTTCGCTCATGGTCTCCTACCTCGGATGCTGTGCGGAGTTTTCAGGACATGCCCGTCTCCGGACACCGGTGCCGAGTAATATCGCAGAAAACGATCGGGACGGCACTTCCCGCACGACATCGCTTGCCCCGGTTTGGTCAGATGCAGTAGTTTCCGGGGATGCGGACGAATGTTTCCTTGATCGTGCTTGGCGCAATCTTTCTGGGAGCGTGCGGGTCTTCCTCGGGCAATACGCCCGCGCCTTGCGGTTCCGGCGGCCCGCTCAGCGGGCCTGGCGGCGAGTTCAACGGGCCCTATATGGAGCGAAGCTATACGGGCCCCGATGGCGTCGGACGCAGATGGCTGCTGCGCCTGCCCCGCGACTACGAGCCAGGGGAGCCGACGGATGTCATCTTCAACTTCCATGGCTCGGGCTCGAGCGCCGAGGCCCAGCTCGTCTACGGTGACCTCACCGAGCAAGCCGACCGCGACCGCATCATCCTGGTGGTTCCGGATGCCAACAAGGTCTTTCCCGATCGCAACAACGGGCTGGCCAACTATTGGGACAGCGCGTGGGAGGCGAATCTGCGCGTCCGCGACTTCGACGTCGATTACGTGCTGGACCTGGTCGAAACAGTAGAATCCGAGTACTGCACGGTCGACTTCCAGGCCACTGGCATGTCGGCCGGCGGGGATATGGTCTCGGCCCTCCAATGCCTCGAAGAGACGCCGTTCTCCGGCTTCGCCCCCGTCACCTATATGTATTATAACCAAGCCGAGTGCGGGGCAGCACCGCCGCGCCCGCTGATCTACTTCCACGGAGATGCCGACTTCGTGGTGCCCATCAATGGATCGGGCCCACCGTGGAACGATCCCCCCGTTTCCGAAGCCATGGCCGCCTGGGCGAACCACAACGGTTGCCGCGAAGGCCCTGTCGAGGAGCGCATCAGCAACGAGGTCCTTCGCTATTACTGGGAGGGCTGCGCGGCCGCGACCGAATGGTACCTGGTCGAAGGCGGCGGACATACCTGGCCGGGCGCTTTCGACGCAGGGCTGGGCTATACAACCAACGATATCTCGGCCAGCGAATTGATCCGGGAATTCTTCATCACCCACCGACCCTGAGGTACGCCGTGCAATTTGGAATCAATCTCCTGCTCTGGACCGACACCCCCTATGCGCCCGAGTTCCTGCCGCTTTATGAGCGACTCAAGAAGATGGGCTACGATGGGGTCGAGCTTCCGATGTTTTCGGGAAACCCCGAGGACTATCGCAAACTGGGGGAGCGCTTGCGCGACCTTGGGCTGGAGCGAACCGCCACCGTGATTCGAAACGAGGACGACGATCCAATCAGCCCCGATCCCGCCGTTCGGCAAACCGCAT
The genomic region above belongs to Candidatus Binatia bacterium and contains:
- a CDS encoding MaoC/PaaZ C-terminal domain-containing protein — its product is MKPTISFSSLKVGDAVTPLDISLTATMIVAGAVASRDFMPVHHDKEFAISQGAPDIFMNILTTNGYIARFLSDWAGPGARVANIRIRLGVPAIPGHHLEFRGEILKLETQDDQGQVEVSIKVTNEMGDHATGTAMVVLPT
- a CDS encoding DUF1552 domain-containing protein, which gives rise to MKNEFTRRRFLRGTMGASAFALGLPLLDIFLNDNGSALASGAPMPKRFGTWFWGCGMNPERWDPRQIGSGYELSPELQPVAGIRDELSIISGSSVLLAGETNQVHYTGIMGSLTGEAPTKHGESDLPTVDVLIADEIGQSTRFRSLELAATGVAKHSYSQRNPSVQNPSEISPLSLYQRVFGSGFLDPNAADFAPDPRVMLRKSALSAVLADRQQLDAALGATDRARLDEYFTALRQLEKQLELQLQKPPPLAACAPVDSPENAPAGLNVDNVVENHKLMAEILAMALACDQTRVFNMVFSDRASSLHAPGSSDTHHTLTHEEPRDAELGYQRNATDFILKTMGAWATFVETLRAVPEGDGTLLDHCLVMAHSETSDANTHSVTGLPFMIAGRAGGKVKPGTHVRTIGDSSSRVALTMQQAMGLRTSRFGVRQNETAKPITEILV
- a CDS encoding alpha/beta hydrolase, with amino-acid sequence MISPSMVSPREAGLSHLSTLRDRRGLFLAVLLCSWLMALSGCLSKREPADAHLDPTYIRRDVPYGPLAEQIADIYLAKTKAPAPAVVLVHGGSWARGNRQRIQRVAVRAVERGYVAINIEYRLGPNHPYPQPEQDVLAAICWVRSNAASLGVDPQRIAVWGYSAGAQMGLVAAAEPSLAASLSDCTPSEAVVQACVAGAPPTDLRRFGDAGPVEDHLGGSQEEVPAAYEAASPVLLVSASMPPVFLYHGESDWIVDVDHSRQLRDRLIELKVPVELVETEHGHFSQNLYGDAALTRGFDFLDHWMKE
- a CDS encoding DUF2470 domain-containing protein codes for the protein MSNDAHARPSGEADILYDPDVPTPTHGERARTLVSNIKTGTLCTLAQEPAGFPYGSFVTFSLDSGDPIFFISTMAEHTKNLLLDGRASLLVAESGGADPLAGGRVTLLGEARQLVADEDRAKARASYLAIHPNASYYIDFGDFSFWKLEVASLRYIGGYGRMSWVSLEDWRDATPDPTAAFADGVIEHMNEDHAEAMVAYCHAFSRATDASAATMTGLDRYGFEMSAETGQGPRPIRLPFAEEIRSADGARQEMIRLLKLARHELAAGEGEREGS
- a CDS encoding dihydrodipicolinate reductase, translating into MSHRVVQWGTGNVGYHSLRHLIRHPDMELVGVHAHNPAKIGKDAAELAGLSDLTGIHATDDVEALLALKPDCVVYTVKGETRPHEVIPELSRILSAGINVASTSMIFFVYPPYADPTMRQPIEEACAAGQSTIYVSGMDPGFSGDVLPLAALQLAGRIDEIRCQELCDYSTYEDPEFTGVSFGFGRPADYTPPMEIPGVLSSGWGGMVHMIADRLGIKIDEIRESFERAYTDEAFDTPMMHVPAGTCEAVHFTLEGMAGGRPVVVTEHVNRMRVDGAGHWPKPPEGRAGVHRCIIKGNPDVQLECFVHGEDGDHNSGGVQATAMRVINAIPEICEHSGGMISTLDLPTTPSLDVAGL
- a CDS encoding phosphotransferase family protein, whose protein sequence is MHEDELREAFEGWLARRKPEFGELKLGAFEMPQSGFSAKTVFVPAHYLEHGQSRETKVVLRMESPEPAIYPKQAPDLDVEIDVQYRAMEALHRTGAVPLAPLIGYEADPQILGTPFFAMEFIGGHVMIENPPYTEAGFFAEASPARRREIITEGLSLVAQFHTIDWQKAGFEWLLGPGEEGSLLRQLQIWEDYANRELQGRVHPTLALAFRWLAHHAPADLTAGLSWGDSRPGNIIFGDDRPLCITDFENIAVAPVGIDLGWWLMFDRSQHEAVGIERLEGEPSREEQREIYARAAGIATPDTQWFEIFAGARYAAIVVRVMNRLVERGDMPADHNIWIENPAADTLQQLLDVFEITDA
- a CDS encoding divalent metal cation transporter, translated to MPESKPPEASGGHELDSFRTGLRIAHPPDPEQLSRERAQLAAVATQGLPTRLRTYASLIGPGYLQSAMTLGGGTATAALFSGAVFGYSLLWAAPVGMLLGVIMLAAVAHQTLSTGMRPLEAMRVYAGKPFAIFWALGALLSSVIWHFSHYALASAVVVDMTEAVGFPGLPPIAAGTIILVWAIALSFLYGSSYRLVRIYERILKYIVWGVILSFALVVVRTGIEDPGALLRGFLSFEIPADRNGVAAVTLIASTFAAAVGINMVFLYPYSLLARGWTREYRGLARMDLFAGTFLPYVLAASLITIAAANTIHLDAAYDGTRLSPVQAAQTLGSVIGPQSGRLVFGLGILGMALSSMTLHMLVAGFVCAEVFGWEFGGTRYKLATLIPTPGILGCLYWSDIAVWVAIPTNIACGLLLPFVWLGFLKLQRSRAYLGEDRPTGTLATVWLVAMAGTTLFLIGFFAWYLTNHGASWIASVGL
- a CDS encoding sterol desaturase family protein, with protein sequence MYPSELQKTLEQLTAVLLPAMFLYLLLEVGFLRFRRRALVVGEAGACGIGLVVAAVVTGLLSLFGLAAGVMVLATFGASLSPVEGTLAWPWWIYGWVVYEFFYWVQHWAAHKIRLLWCLHAPHHAPGSIHMLVGANHHFLESVFYFPIFLGFLPALFGVPPLVCVALNLLDVLWGSFLHISDRVVVQGRYGWLERFLQTPAHHRVHHGKNLLYMDTNYNSITVLWDRIFGTLQPLKDEEPVAYGITQEVNTASYADLHFGEFSRLWSDVGRADSWRHKLGYIFQPPGWKPGDRSGTVAAAKAAGLER